The following proteins are encoded in a genomic region of Brachypodium distachyon strain Bd21 chromosome 1, Brachypodium_distachyon_v3.0, whole genome shotgun sequence:
- the LOC100828133 gene encoding patatin-like protein 3 has protein sequence MESARVAEPAVAPAMDVDKLTYEIFSILESKFLFGYDDPKLLFAGGSPLPSSASPKATPARATPTGKVCILSIDGGGRAADGLLAGAALVRLEASLRRRTGDPDARLADFFDVAAGSGAGGVLAAMLVARGAADGRPLFSAEDALAFLTRNSLRGGRGWSKPGGLFRRQSSSSGAAAFRKVFGEMTLRDTARPLLVPCYDLATGAPFLFSRADAVETPAYDFRLRDVCAATCAAGSSSPAAVEARSCDGSTRIVAVGGGVVALGNPTAAAITHVLNNKRDFPLAAGVEDLLVISIGSGEAAAGGGASTSEIVRIAAEGVSDMVDQAVAMAFGHNRTSNYIRIQAMGSPQAKKGGVAPEEMLSQKNVESVLFRGKKLAEQTNAEKLERFAHELVKERDRRRGADAGQQLGLGGAPAVVKPAAECQGQQQPTSYSNLVSQMFTSIL, from the exons ATGGAATCGGCCCGCGTGGCGGAGCCCGCGGTGGCGCCCGCCATGGACGTCGACAAGCTCACCTACGAGATCTTCTCCATCCTCGAGAGCAAGTTCCTCTTCGGCTACGACGACCCGAAGCTCCTCTTCGCCGGTGGCTCGCCGCTTCCGTCCTCAGCGTCTCCCAAGGCCACCCCGGCGCGAGCGACTCCAACGGGGAAGGTCTGCATCCTGTCgatcgacggcggcgggcgcgcggccgACGGGCTGCTGGCCGGGGCCGCGCTGGTGAGGCTGGAGGCCTcgctgcggcggcgcacgggcgaCCCGGACGCGCGCCTGGCCGACTTCTtcgacgtcgccgccggctccggcgctggCGGGGTGCTCGCGGCCATGCTCGtggcccgcggcgccgccgacgggcGGCCGCTCTTCTCCGCCGAGGACGCGCTCGCGTTCCTCACCCGCAACAGCCTCCGCGGTGGCCGCGGGTGGTCGAAGCCTGGCGGGCTGTTCCGCCGTCAATCATCCtccagcggcgccgcggcgtTCCGCAAGGTGTTCGGCGAAATGACGCTGCGGGACACGGCGCGGCCGTTGCTCGTCCCCTGCTACGACCTCGCCACGGGCGCGCCGTTCCTCTTTtcccgcgccgacgccgtcgaGACGCCCGCCTACGACTTCCGCCTGCGCGACGTCTGCGCCGCCACCTGCGCTGCCgggtcgtcgtctccggcggcggtggaggcgcggtCGTGCGACGGGTCGACACGCATCgtggcggtcggcggcggcgtggtggcgCTCGGCAACcccacggcggccgccatcacgCACGTGCTCAACAACAAGCGCGACTTCCCGCTCGCCGCGGGAGTCGAGGACCTGCTCGTCATCTCcatcggcagcggcgaggcggcagccggcggcggcgcgtccaCGTCCGAGATCGTCAGGATCGCCGCCGAGGGAGTGTCCGACATG GTGGATCAGGCAGTGGCCATGGCATTCGGGCATAACAGGACAAGCAACTACATCCGCATCCAG GCGATGGGGTCGCCGCAGGCGAAGAAGGGCGGCGTTGCGCCGGAGGAGATGTTGTCGCAGAAGAACGTGGAGTCGGTGCTGTTCAGGGGGAAGAAGCTGGCGGAGCAGACCAACGCGGAGAAGCTGGAGCGGTTCGCGCACGAGCTCGTCAAGGAgcgcgaccgccgccgcggggccgACGCCGGCCAGCAGCTCGGGCTCGGCGGCGCACCCGCCGTCGTCAAGCCGGCGGCCGAATGCCAAGGCCAGCAGCAGCCGACTTCGTACTCGAACCTCGTCAGCCAGATGTTCACCAGCATCCTATAG